The following are encoded in a window of Thermoanaerobacter ethanolicus JW 200 genomic DNA:
- a CDS encoding AIR synthase related protein produces the protein MIERYRDLVIIYENDAAYVISCDSLGAIGNKEHDVLKVDEEIVGRTTVKVALSEVLCVGAKPLVISDTLSVEMNPTGQKILRGIKSELEENGLSDVVFTGSTEENFPTSMTGIGITVIAKANIGDLKIKKVKTGMHVSILGYPRVGNEVLSSNDVLTLKDYVKISNSKEIVEAIPVGSKGIKYEIGILEKISGLKVEANFPQHLDVLKSGGPSTCCLVVHSEEDTASIKGLTDKPLTYVGVLI, from the coding sequence GTGATTGAAAGATACAGAGATTTAGTGATAATTTATGAAAATGATGCAGCATATGTGATATCTTGTGACAGCCTTGGAGCAATAGGGAATAAAGAGCATGATGTGTTAAAAGTTGATGAAGAGATTGTAGGAAGGACTACTGTAAAAGTGGCTCTTTCGGAAGTACTATGTGTAGGAGCAAAACCCTTAGTCATATCCGATACTTTATCCGTTGAAATGAATCCAACAGGGCAAAAAATTTTAAGAGGCATAAAAAGCGAGCTTGAAGAGAACGGACTTTCAGACGTAGTTTTTACAGGAAGTACTGAAGAAAATTTTCCCACATCTATGACAGGTATAGGAATCACTGTAATAGCAAAAGCAAATATTGGAGACTTAAAAATAAAAAAAGTCAAAACAGGTATGCATGTTTCTATTTTAGGTTATCCACGTGTAGGAAATGAAGTTTTAAGCTCAAACGATGTGCTTACATTGAAAGACTACGTAAAAATTTCCAACTCAAAAGAAATAGTGGAAGCAATACCTGTGGGTTCAAAAGGGATAAAATATGAAATTGGCATATTAGAGAAGATATCAGGATTAAAGGTGGAGGCGAATTTTCCACAACATCTTGATGTATTAAAATCAGGGGGGCCTTCTACCTGCTGCCTTGTAGTCCACAGTGAGGAAGATACAGCCTCTATTAAAGGACTGACAGATAAACCCTTAACATATGTCGGAGTGCTGATTTAG
- a CDS encoding cobyric acid synthase: protein MALKLMIQGTASSVGKSLLVAAFCRIFKQDGYRVAPFKSQNMALNSYITDEGLEIGRAQAMQAEAAGVKPSYHMNPILLKPSSDKKSQVVLRGKVYKNMSAAEYHQFKPQLLKFIKEDFDFLASQNDIVVIEGAGSPAEINLRDRDVVNMGMAEMVNAPVLLVGDIDKGGVFASIAGTLLLLKENERNRIEGVLINKFRGDIEILKPGLEMLENIVHKKVLGVVPYMDVHIDEEDGATERFYRRNTEGDIEIAVINLPHISNFTDFEPLAKVPGIKLRYVNKGERIGDCDVVIIPGTKNTIGDLQALKEYRIDKEIFEMRKKGKFIVGICGGYQMLGKVIKDPGRIESTTSEIEGLGLLDIETVIENEKTTTQIKAVIRNNLPSILSPLRNIAVEGYEIHMGQSRILGDCQPFSVITHRNGEKIEVYDGCISDDGKVFGTYIHGIFENREFVREFINIVRKSKGLSPIKEIIDYKEFKEREYDKLADIVRKSIDMKEVYEIMERYKD from the coding sequence ATGGCACTTAAATTGATGATACAAGGGACCGCATCGTCTGTTGGCAAAAGCTTGTTGGTTGCCGCTTTTTGCAGAATTTTCAAGCAGGATGGTTACAGAGTAGCCCCTTTTAAGTCTCAAAATATGGCTTTGAATTCCTATATAACCGATGAAGGACTAGAAATAGGAAGAGCACAAGCTATGCAGGCGGAAGCGGCAGGAGTTAAGCCTTCTTATCACATGAATCCAATACTTCTAAAGCCCAGTTCTGATAAAAAAAGCCAAGTTGTTTTAAGAGGCAAAGTTTATAAAAACATGTCTGCAGCCGAATACCACCAATTTAAGCCACAGCTTTTAAAGTTTATTAAAGAGGACTTTGATTTTCTTGCAAGTCAAAATGACATTGTTGTAATAGAAGGAGCTGGAAGTCCTGCAGAAATAAATTTAAGGGATAGAGATGTCGTAAACATGGGTATGGCAGAGATGGTAAATGCACCAGTACTTCTTGTAGGAGATATTGATAAAGGCGGTGTATTTGCTTCAATAGCTGGCACTTTGCTCCTTTTAAAAGAAAATGAGAGAAATCGCATTGAAGGTGTACTTATAAACAAGTTTAGAGGAGACATTGAAATATTAAAGCCGGGTTTGGAGATGTTAGAAAACATTGTACACAAAAAGGTTTTAGGTGTTGTCCCTTATATGGATGTGCACATTGATGAAGAGGATGGGGCGACGGAGAGATTTTATCGTAGGAATACAGAAGGAGATATAGAGATTGCAGTTATAAATCTTCCCCACATATCGAATTTTACGGATTTTGAACCTCTTGCTAAAGTTCCCGGAATAAAGCTTCGCTATGTGAATAAAGGGGAAAGGATTGGAGATTGTGATGTTGTTATAATTCCGGGAACAAAAAACACAATTGGAGATTTGCAAGCATTAAAAGAATATAGGATTGATAAGGAAATTTTTGAAATGAGAAAAAAAGGTAAATTTATAGTCGGCATTTGTGGAGGATACCAAATGCTGGGAAAAGTCATTAAAGACCCGGGAAGAATTGAAAGTACAACTTCAGAAATTGAGGGACTGGGACTTTTGGATATAGAGACTGTAATTGAAAATGAAAAGACAACAACCCAAATTAAGGCGGTTATTCGCAATAATTTACCATCAATATTATCACCTCTTAGAAATATTGCTGTAGAGGGATATGAAATACACATGGGGCAAAGTCGAATTTTGGGAGATTGTCAGCCTTTTTCAGTAATAACTCATAGAAATGGAGAAAAAATCGAAGTCTATGACGGTTGTATAAGCGATGATGGAAAAGTGTTTGGAACTTACATACACGGAATTTTTGAAAACAGAGAGTTTGTCAGGGAATTTATAAATATTGTGAGAAAATCAAAAGGACTTTCTCCTATAAAGGAAATTATTGATTACAAAGAATTTAAAGAAAGAGAATATGATAAGCTTGCAGATATTGTGAGAAAAAGTATCGACATGAAAGAAGTCTATGAAATTATGGAGAGGTATAAAGATTAA
- a CDS encoding type II toxin-antitoxin system PemK/MazF family toxin → MMKNDIKPGDVLLLSFPTHIPKGHEQEGKRPVVVVAVPKGPMRYPLIIVVPLTTRDGEWANQNLNLYYRIPAGNGGLPKDSIALLDQIRAVDVERIESLIGSLRGDILDSIIRNLIHIFQGK, encoded by the coding sequence ATGATGAAAAATGATATAAAACCGGGAGACGTCCTCCTTCTTTCTTTTCCTACTCATATTCCAAAAGGGCATGAACAGGAAGGCAAAAGGCCGGTTGTTGTAGTAGCAGTACCAAAAGGACCTATGAGGTATCCGCTTATAATAGTAGTTCCATTAACGACACGAGATGGAGAATGGGCAAATCAAAATCTTAATTTGTACTATAGGATACCGGCAGGAAATGGTGGATTGCCAAAAGATTCAATTGCATTATTAGACCAAATACGTGCTGTAGATGTTGAGCGCATTGAATCGCTCATTGGTTCTCTTAGAGGAGATATCCTTGACTCTATTATAAGAAACTTGATACATATTTTTCAAGGCAAATAG
- a CDS encoding cobyrinate a,c-diamide synthase, with protein MCKAVMIAGTHSGAGKTTVSLGLMGVLSKRYKVQPFKVGPDYIDAAYQRYVTGNFSCNLDLYMLGEQNLKSLFYKNACNADISIIEGVMGMYDGIDTTKKGSSADIAKILDIPVILVVDASSMATSVSALIMGYMHYDREVKIKGVILNKVGSEKHYALLKECITRDLGIEVFGYLPKDPKLDLPERHLGLVPIYEMPEIKHKFDTLYDYIEKYIDIEKILNVSVIDCSNTFRNTIGEGHDLKRVKIGYAFDEAFNFYYKESLEFFEEMGAELVPFSPLKDYKLPDEISGLYIGGGFPEVFAERLNKNKKMLKSVKDAIDSGMPAYAECGGFMYLTKSITDLQGNTFEMAGIYDFETVMTKRLQRFGYVEAEVIEDNILFRKGDKIKGHEFHHSIIKGFSQKTSYVVHKPGKENAWECGFVHKNCLATYVHINLYTYKEAVKRFVDKCVQYRNSNAFQED; from the coding sequence TTGTGTAAAGCTGTAATGATTGCAGGCACCCATTCAGGGGCCGGTAAAACTACTGTAAGCCTTGGGCTTATGGGAGTGCTGTCAAAAAGGTATAAAGTTCAGCCTTTTAAAGTAGGTCCAGATTATATAGATGCTGCTTATCAGCGATATGTCACAGGGAATTTTTCCTGCAATCTCGACTTGTACATGTTGGGGGAACAAAACCTTAAATCGCTTTTTTACAAAAATGCCTGCAATGCTGACATTTCTATAATTGAAGGTGTTATGGGAATGTACGATGGGATTGATACTACAAAAAAGGGGAGCAGTGCTGACATTGCGAAAATTTTAGATATTCCTGTGATTTTAGTTGTAGATGCTTCTTCTATGGCGACAAGTGTATCAGCTTTAATAATGGGTTATATGCACTATGACAGGGAAGTAAAAATTAAAGGGGTGATATTAAATAAAGTTGGAAGTGAAAAACACTATGCCCTTTTGAAAGAATGCATAACAAGAGATTTAGGTATTGAGGTTTTTGGCTATCTTCCAAAGGATCCAAAATTAGATTTGCCAGAAAGACACTTAGGCCTTGTACCGATATATGAGATGCCAGAAATTAAACACAAGTTTGATACCTTATATGATTATATTGAAAAATACATTGATATAGAAAAAATTCTTAATGTAAGTGTAATTGACTGTTCAAATACATTTAGAAACACGATTGGTGAGGGCCATGATTTAAAAAGGGTAAAAATAGGGTATGCGTTTGATGAGGCTTTTAATTTTTATTACAAAGAGAGTTTGGAATTTTTTGAAGAAATGGGAGCAGAGCTTGTACCCTTTAGTCCTCTTAAAGATTATAAATTACCAGATGAAATATCGGGTTTGTACATAGGGGGAGGATTTCCAGAGGTTTTCGCGGAGAGGCTTAATAAAAACAAAAAAATGTTGAAATCGGTTAAAGATGCAATAGATTCAGGTATGCCTGCATATGCAGAGTGTGGCGGCTTTATGTATCTCACAAAAAGCATAACAGATTTACAAGGAAATACTTTTGAAATGGCAGGAATTTACGATTTTGAAACTGTCATGACAAAAAGGCTTCAGAGATTTGGCTATGTTGAGGCAGAAGTTATTGAAGATAACATCCTTTTTAGAAAAGGGGATAAAATAAAAGGGCATGAGTTTCACCACTCAATAATAAAAGGTTTTTCACAGAAAACCTCATACGTTGTGCATAAACCGGGAAAAGAAAATGCTTGGGAATGTGGATTTGTGCATAAAAATTGCCTGGCGACGTATGTTCACATAAATTTATACACATATAAAGAGGCTGTCAAGAGGTTTGTTGACAAATGTGTTCAATACCGAAACTCAAATGCTTTTCAGGAGGATTAA
- a CDS encoding ECF transporter S component: protein MKEKANTLKNVKTLTLVAMLIALSAVGALIKVFNTVAFDSMPGYFAALYLGGWYGALVISLGHMLTAITSGFPLGLTNHIYIAVQMALYAYLFRFFYRKFNIYIAVIVATILNGTVATLLFVPIFGGGFFAAWVLPLTIASFANVFLAALIYKAIPKRSRE from the coding sequence GTGAAAGAAAAAGCAAATACATTAAAAAATGTAAAGACTCTTACTCTTGTTGCTATGCTTATAGCCTTAAGTGCAGTAGGTGCTCTCATAAAAGTTTTTAACACAGTTGCTTTCGATTCAATGCCAGGATACTTTGCCGCATTATACCTTGGAGGTTGGTATGGAGCCCTTGTGATAAGTTTAGGGCATATGCTTACAGCAATTACTTCTGGATTTCCTTTAGGGCTTACAAATCACATATACATAGCAGTGCAAATGGCATTATATGCCTATTTGTTTAGATTTTTTTATCGAAAATTTAACATCTATATTGCAGTAATTGTTGCTACCATCTTAAATGGAACTGTTGCAACCCTTTTGTTTGTGCCCATATTCGGAGGGGGATTTTTTGCGGCATGGGTACTTCCCCTAACAATTGCGTCATTTGCAAATGTATTTCTTGCAGCGTTAATTTACAAAGCGATACCGAAAAGGAGTAGAGAATAA
- a CDS encoding FecCD family ABC transporter permease: protein MGVKKGIYFGTAFSLLVFTMILSISAGAVKIPLQEILNVFLGGGSETSRTIILNLRLPRAIESAIVGMGLSVVGTFFQGLLRNPMADPYVLGVSSGAAFGATIAIILGFGIFGLSFMAFITSLMTVFFVYTISRTGTRVSMTTMLLAGIAISAFMSAIISLMMLLNHDEFSRIVFWTMGGFSLINWNSVVFTTPIIVIGSFVMYVFSRDVNAILTGEEVAEHLGVNTELVKKIILITGSLVTATAVSVGGIIGFVGLIVPHISRLIVGPDNRILVPFSAISGAIFLTFADLLARIILKPMEIPIGIITAAFGGPFFLYLLIKSKQKSEGM from the coding sequence GTGGGAGTAAAAAAAGGGATATATTTTGGTACAGCCTTTTCACTGCTTGTCTTTACCATGATTTTATCAATTTCTGCAGGGGCGGTAAAAATACCCCTGCAGGAGATTTTAAATGTTTTTTTGGGCGGTGGCAGTGAAACCTCTAGGACAATAATCCTTAATTTAAGACTTCCAAGAGCTATTGAATCTGCGATTGTAGGTATGGGACTTTCTGTTGTTGGGACATTTTTTCAAGGACTTTTGAGAAATCCAATGGCAGACCCTTATGTATTGGGTGTATCATCAGGAGCGGCTTTTGGAGCTACTATTGCGATAATATTAGGGTTTGGAATATTTGGACTGAGTTTTATGGCATTTATTACTTCTTTAATGACTGTGTTTTTTGTGTACACTATCTCTAGAACTGGCACAAGAGTATCCATGACCACAATGTTATTGGCAGGTATAGCTATAAGTGCTTTTATGTCTGCAATTATATCTCTCATGATGCTTTTAAACCATGATGAGTTTTCTCGAATTGTTTTTTGGACTATGGGAGGATTTAGCCTCATAAATTGGAATAGTGTGGTCTTTACTACTCCTATAATAGTAATTGGCTCTTTTGTGATGTATGTATTTTCAAGGGATGTAAATGCGATATTGACAGGAGAAGAAGTTGCCGAACATTTAGGTGTCAACACAGAACTAGTCAAGAAAATAATTCTTATTACAGGGTCTTTGGTGACTGCAACTGCTGTGTCAGTTGGTGGAATTATAGGTTTTGTGGGACTTATTGTGCCTCATATATCAAGGCTTATTGTAGGACCTGACAATAGAATTCTTGTACCTTTTAGTGCTATATCAGGAGCGATATTTTTAACTTTTGCAGACTTATTAGCACGAATTATTTTAAAGCCAATGGAAATTCCAATTGGGATAATTACAGCAGCATTTGGAGGACCATTCTTTTTATATCTGTTAATAAAGAGCAAACAAAAAAGTGAAGGAATGTGA
- the cbiB gene encoding adenosylcobinamide-phosphate synthase CbiB: protein MEVVLAYLLDLLIGDPEGYPHPVRIIGRVVSHLESILRKYAKSDRDLKIAGFILCGLTVTLAFAATYVLLYIAGLIHPYLKYALDVLIIYTCLATKDLGKAAGRVYEALIKGDIVEARKRLSYIVSRDTDRLDVENISRGAIETVAENISDGIIASMFYAFIGGAPLAIFYKAASTLDSMVGYRNEKYLDLGFASAKLDDILNFIPARITGFLIVIAAFLLGYDYKNSWRIFLRDRLKHQSPNSAHGEAAVAGALNIQLGGLNYYFGKPEIKPTLGDGKEKITPQHIKDSIKIMYMTSFLGLVVFYIGRRLM, encoded by the coding sequence ATGGAAGTGGTATTAGCCTACTTATTGGATTTGTTGATAGGAGACCCTGAAGGATATCCTCATCCTGTAAGAATTATAGGGAGAGTGGTATCACATTTAGAGAGTATACTTAGAAAATATGCTAAAAGTGACAGAGATTTAAAAATAGCAGGTTTTATACTGTGTGGACTTACAGTAACTTTGGCATTTGCAGCAACATATGTACTACTTTATATTGCAGGACTTATACATCCATATTTAAAGTATGCTTTAGATGTTTTAATTATATATACCTGCCTTGCTACAAAAGACCTTGGTAAAGCTGCTGGAAGAGTATACGAAGCGTTGATAAAGGGTGATATAGTTGAAGCAAGAAAAAGATTATCTTATATAGTCAGTAGGGATACAGATAGGCTTGATGTTGAGAATATCTCCAGAGGAGCGATAGAAACAGTTGCAGAGAATATATCAGACGGTATAATAGCCTCTATGTTTTACGCGTTTATAGGAGGTGCGCCGCTGGCTATCTTTTATAAGGCAGCAAGCACTCTTGATTCTATGGTAGGCTATAGAAATGAAAAGTACCTCGATTTAGGATTTGCTTCTGCAAAACTTGACGACATATTAAATTTTATCCCTGCTCGCATAACAGGTTTTTTGATTGTTATAGCTGCTTTTCTCTTAGGCTATGATTATAAAAATAGTTGGAGGATTTTTTTAAGAGATAGGTTGAAACATCAAAGTCCAAACAGTGCTCACGGAGAAGCAGCAGTTGCCGGTGCTTTAAATATACAACTGGGAGGTCTTAATTATTATTTTGGAAAGCCTGAAATTAAACCAACTCTTGGGGATGGAAAAGAAAAAATTACCCCCCAACATATAAAAGACAGCATCAAAATAATGTACATGACTTCATTTTTGGGGCTTGTAGTATTTTATATAGGGAGGAGATTGATGTGA
- a CDS encoding ABC transporter substrate-binding protein: MRRFKGLLALLVVFALMFSLAACSTNNATKPQDTSQTATETVKTQFPLKVTDFLGREVTIEKEPQRIVSLAPSTTELIYALGAGNKVVGVTDFDNYPPEVKDVPKVGGFKGPNVEAITAQKPDIIFASTLSGKEQMESLEKMGIPVVMLEAKDIDQIYQSIKIIGQITGTEKKGEEIIKEMQDKIKEINDKVKNLPKVSVFYLVSLDGNWTSGKGTFIDELINLAGGKNVAEDVNGWAQYSVEELVKKNPDVIITSPHAGDVKDIKNMAGYKDTNAVKNDKVFVISNDDIISRASNRIVLGLEEIAKFLHPEAFK; encoded by the coding sequence ATGAGAAGATTTAAAGGTTTACTTGCTTTATTGGTAGTCTTTGCTTTAATGTTTTCACTGGCTGCTTGTTCAACAAACAATGCTACAAAGCCACAAGATACATCTCAAACAGCAACTGAAACTGTAAAAACACAGTTTCCTTTAAAAGTTACAGACTTTTTAGGAAGAGAAGTAACTATAGAGAAAGAACCCCAAAGGATAGTTTCTCTTGCACCTTCTACAACAGAGCTTATATATGCTTTAGGAGCAGGAAATAAAGTAGTGGGTGTTACAGACTTTGACAATTATCCACCTGAGGTCAAGGATGTACCCAAAGTGGGGGGGTTTAAAGGGCCAAATGTAGAAGCGATTACTGCTCAAAAGCCTGATATAATATTTGCTTCCACTCTTTCCGGTAAAGAGCAAATGGAATCTTTAGAAAAAATGGGTATACCCGTCGTGATGCTAGAGGCTAAAGACATTGACCAGATATACCAATCTATAAAAATAATAGGCCAAATAACAGGTACTGAGAAAAAAGGTGAAGAAATAATCAAAGAAATGCAGGACAAAATAAAAGAAATAAACGACAAAGTCAAAAACCTTCCGAAAGTCAGCGTATTTTATCTTGTCTCTCTTGACGGAAACTGGACATCTGGAAAAGGGACTTTTATTGATGAGCTCATAAACCTTGCAGGTGGCAAAAATGTTGCAGAGGATGTAAATGGTTGGGCGCAGTACAGCGTAGAAGAATTAGTCAAGAAAAATCCTGATGTGATAATAACATCTCCTCATGCAGGGGATGTAAAAGACATCAAAAATATGGCAGGATACAAAGATACAAACGCTGTTAAAAATGACAAAGTATTTGTGATAAGCAATGACGACATAATATCAAGAGCTTCTAATAGAATTGTTTTAGGACTTGAAGAAATCGCAAAATTCTTACATCCGGAGGCATTTAAGTAA
- a CDS encoding ABC transporter ATP-binding protein, protein MAILQVDKLHFSYGEREVLRGIDFTINKNMVIGIIGANGSGKTTLLKNISGYLTSTYGNVFVLGKNIKDFTIKEKAKYIGYVPQDIVYDFEFSCYDVVMMGRIPYLKRFQSEKKEDRDIVRECMEITNTWQFKDKSIKELSGGERQRVYIARALAQKARILLMDEPVSHLDIKYQVEILSLVKDLSLKGILVIIVLHDINLASQFCDEIFIMKEGKIIASGSPGNVLTLNNIKSAFSIDVEVFENPITHTPYVIPSLNGKEQLKVV, encoded by the coding sequence ATGGCCATTTTACAGGTAGATAAATTACATTTTTCTTATGGAGAAAGGGAAGTTTTAAGAGGGATAGATTTCACCATAAATAAAAATATGGTGATAGGGATAATTGGTGCAAATGGAAGTGGCAAGACTACTCTTTTAAAAAATATATCAGGGTATTTGACGTCAACTTATGGTAATGTCTTTGTGTTAGGGAAAAATATCAAAGACTTTACTATAAAAGAAAAGGCAAAATATATAGGTTATGTGCCTCAAGATATAGTTTACGACTTTGAATTTAGCTGTTATGACGTAGTAATGATGGGAAGAATTCCTTATCTTAAAAGGTTTCAGTCGGAGAAAAAAGAGGACAGAGATATTGTAAGAGAGTGCATGGAAATTACAAATACATGGCAGTTTAAAGACAAAAGCATAAAAGAGTTAAGCGGCGGTGAAAGGCAAAGAGTGTATATAGCGAGGGCATTAGCACAAAAAGCTCGAATTTTACTCATGGATGAGCCAGTTTCTCACCTTGATATAAAATACCAAGTTGAAATACTGTCTCTTGTAAAAGATTTATCCTTAAAAGGGATACTTGTAATTATTGTGCTTCACGATATTAACCTCGCTTCACAGTTTTGTGATGAGATTTTCATAATGAAAGAAGGCAAAATAATAGCATCTGGGTCTCCCGGAAATGTTTTAACATTGAACAACATAAAATCAGCCTTTTCAATAGATGTGGAAGTGTTTGAAAATCCCATCACCCATACTCCTTACGTCATTCCATCGCTAAATGGAAAGGAGCAACTCAAAGTTGTGTAA